The Pochonia chlamydosporia 170 chromosome 3, whole genome shotgun sequence genome contains the following window.
CCAACCAGGGGTCAAACAGCTATGTGGGAATGATTTGATGCGATGCGCCGCCACGGGGGGGGGGTGTTGAGCGCCTAGGCTCCAATGGTCAAGGGGGAACTCGGGTGATGGTtgctggctgttggagaGATgatttgttggtggtgttgagcaGGAATACACCAGCGCAAGTGGGTTGCCGATGCAAGAGATTTTGGAGCGACAAGGAGTTCTCGAGAGTTGGATACGAGCCCAAGACTGGTCTATGCTGCCGTCGGTGCAACTGTGTGTCAGAGAGAGAGCGAGCTAGAGTCAGAGTCCTGACAGCACAAACCAAATGTAGGGAATTTGACGAGATTTGTTGGACTGAGCAGCTTTGAGCCTTGTGGAGATTAGGGGATCGCTTCTCGAGCTGCACAACGGGTCCCGTCaatttggatggatggcttgaGCAACTAATGTTGCTGGTCCGCAGGTTTGTATCGTGCGTTTCGACAATACCGCAGTACGAGGACGACCACGGCAAAAAATGTCCCTGAAAAGCTGCTGTTCGGTAAATTGTATGCAATTGGCAAGATCTGCTCGCGGGAGATTGTCAGAAATGAAAGGTAAGGGTTAAAAGCGCGAGCTGTGAACCTGATTTGAAAATAAGTGAGCACGGAGCACAAGACTCAATCGAGGCGTGGAGAGAGGGAACACAATACCAGCAGGGTCTTTGTGAGCGCATTCACTGCACCATACAGAGCACCATGCCATCCAAATTCATCCAGGTTGCCTTGTCATGACCCAGTCGGCCAGGTCCCCAAGTCAAAGTCCACGTCCAAGTCCAGGTTGGGCGGATGGAGCACGGCGATCGATattgcatcaattgatgctttcCAGAGACGGAGCGGTTGGACCACTTTGACCATTGTCCTCCACGGGCCACGGTCTGGGCGAATTGACCACCAGACTACAACTCGCCACCACTCATGAGCTGTATCTgagcttgaccagacccgaAATGGATGATTGAGAATAGGGGAAGCCGCTATTTCTGGGCGGGATGCGCTGTTGCGTGCGTGCGAGCTTGATGAGACAGGCGTGGCCAAAATGAGCGAAAGAGCTTCCAATGTTCCAAGTGGAGGCCCCAAGGTTTCGGTAGCGGCGGAGACTTGGGGGCAGTTGGGGACGTCCAGACTGTGAACCCCTGACAACCAGAGGCGCAACGGGTCTGGTGGGGCCAATGGGCCAAATTGAGCCAATGGTACTCGTCAACTAGCTGCGCTGCATGGAGCGGGCAGGCTGAAAGTCGCCCGCGAGCTGCCACCACATGTGAGCAGGGCAAGGGGCATCCATCCCAGCGCCAGGGTTCCTGGCATGCAGATTGGACGACATGCGTGGccgatcaattgatctcatGGATGGGACACCACCGAAGAGAAAACCTTTGTTGCAGCAATATCGCACCAGAGAAGATCCAGCCCAAACTGCCTGTTCCGTCAGTAGGCATGTAAGCCTTTCCAAACTAGAAATCAATATGTCCTTTGTTCTGTATTAAGACTCCATTTATCCATGCCTGATAATTAAGCCCTGTTCAGAGCCCCTCCATAAATTTGTATATGCACACAGAGTCTGGTACCTTTTTCTCGGAGGGCAATTACCAACCTGACAAGTTCGCACCTTCCTTCTCGGAGATACCAGGTACCCAAGCTCCCATAATTCGTACTTTGTACTTCCTCGGTACTCAAATACAGTCATGCTTTGTCTGCCCCGCAGATTCAATTTttagaaaaaaaaaatactCATGCCGtctctcatcaaagttgctttttccaccaccgccatctcAGCTTTGTCTCGGATGGTCAACACGGACAGTTCCAGCTGCCATGAATCAGCGGGGGACACATCAGAGACGTGTCATCGACCACGAGTTCGGAGGCTCACTCACGGGTCACTATTGTAAcattgcttcttttctgggGTCAACTACCTCCTGGGCTGGGTCAGGTCAGCGACGACGACTGCGATGGCCCCGGCCACTTCAGAATCTCTGAATGCCTGACAAGTTCCCTGCGCTAACGAGCCTTTGGTGGATAACGACTGGGCATCACTCGGTCCTACAACTTTACTGTAATACAGATTACAAGGTAGCcatgttcaagttcaagctGAAGTGTGCAAGTCCTGCTTGAGGTAGGTAGGCTAACATTCTGGATGCTCTCTAGTCGACGCTCTCAACTGTCGAATTTTCAACCTGTCTGCGCATATTGACTCCATCGCTCTGCGCGAACCAAGCGCGGCACACCCCAGCAGGGACGCTTGGACGAGATGGGGATAAGTGCACGCTGTCCTCTGTGCAATACTCCCGCTTCTTGAGAGGCAGCTCACATCTAGTGGGACTTGACTCCAGTCGGATGCTGAAGTGGGACATCCGCCTGCAGGGTCTAACCGTCGTTTTCGCCAGTTCAGCACGTGTGGACTGCGAAAGAACAAAAATAGGGGCTTTGGGACACAGCAGGACTCCATTCGATCGGGACGGTTGGGCACGCCACGGTACCAGCAACGACACATACCACGAAAGCGGAAGCAAGTACCTATTGACATATTTGTAGATGTCCAGTGCCGCAATGCGCTGGCATCGCGACATGCATCGGATTTTGACCAGCTGAATGGCGAAGAGCTGACTACCGCCGTTGCGCCATCAAGACACAAAAACTTCGACTTGGGACAAAGCCGCACAAAGGCGCAAACTATCAGATTTGTCTTGTCAAGTCACAAGAACAAGTTCAAAAGCACACAGACCCCGGCAAGTGGAATCCAGCATGACCCAAGTTTTCGACATGTGTGGTGTGTGCAGTGCCACAGGCATCTTATGCACGCAGACAAAGCCACCACAGACGATTGCTGAGACGCACACAAAGTTCCGGCAATTGGTCTCTGAACGGATGTGTCCAGCCAGAGAAGTGATGAGTTGACCACAGTTGGTCAAGAATGCTGCATTTACAGTAGGCCTCGTCATATTATGTCTTGCGACCTCAGCTTGGTCTGCTTGACTTTACAGCGACATCGACTCTATTCAGTTGCATGCTTGACATCAATCGCCCAATGCAGATGGTTCACTAAAGGAGAGACCTTCGAGCCATGGTCCGCATGTAAGACCAGTCGAGGTCGCATTCCGAAGCTACACGACCACAATGGTCTGTGGAGGACTCCGTATATAGCCCAGGGTTACATGCAAAGTGTAACATCGAGACATGTTCCAAGTGCTGAGACTGCATATAGCATAGCCTCTGACTTGATGCATCTTGTCAGTTATACAAGTCTGCAGCGATAACACAGCACTTCAATCCCCCGACTGCTTTTGAGGTCCATTTCTTATTGGGGAACTTTTGCCTGCCTCAATGTCTGGATGGCGGTGCTCAAAGTGAGTACCAGGTCTGTATTCAGGATGCACGTGTCATGCACTTGTTTAACTTGATACTTCCTGGCGTTGATTCTAGTCCAACAGGTAACTCTGCATGAATTTCAAATCCCGAAACATCAAGGATTCGAGGGTTCTTATGCATCTCATGGGCGCCACCGTCGCGACAAGTCCTAGATGCCTCGCGCCAGGCACTTGAGCCTCTGAACCGAACTACTCGACTGAGCGCCTTTTACCACACTGCAGATGCGGCTTGCCACTCACGATACGAGGACTCTGTCCAAccgatgttggtggttcGTACCACTGATCTATTTCAACACGGTTTGGCCAGAGTTGTCCACCTACGGTTCTTCCTTCTGCCGCACTTGCTTCAccttttgtcttttccaGCTATTTTTGTCAATCTCCAGTgtgcttctccttgtcccTCACGCACAGGGTATTGTCGTTCCCTTCGCCCCGGAACGCACGTCGCCTTAAAAGCTAAGCATAACCCTAGCCAACCGTTGCGGTCTTTGCGCAATAACCACTGTACCCAAGCCAGTAAATTCGGTCCTTGCATCGGGTAACATGGGTTGACAGTTGCACAAACTGAGCAGGGCTGGGGGCTTAAAAGTCTAATTGGGGAATAATTACAGTCGAAATTACAGGACAATCTGAAACGTGAGCGAGTCCATCGGCGCCCCTGAACCTCAATCCAATCAGAGCCAGGTTTGTCCCAAGTTGCGAGGACAGTGAAACGACAGGGCATGGCCAGGCATACCAAGTATTTTTGGTATTATGGCGGGGCCGTGGACATGGAATATTTCATGTTTCCAACGGCAGTGTAGCACAGGTTGCTCTTCATTCACCTGAGACCTCTCCAACTCGGGCCGCCAGCTTCGttgacttgtcgtctccaTTGTGCCTTGATTGTTCGGTGGAATATACGTCGTAAGTATACCATGAATACGTATATGAACTCAGCACCCGCTATACCTGACTTGTTACATTTACGAGAATACGTCAAATTTCTCACTTTCAAACTTTTACAGGTCAAAGACATGTCAGACACGTCCCTTCGCCAACGCACAAATTGGTATCATCACCGTTACATGCGACCAAGAGGTATTTACAGAGTGGTATGCCATCTATACAAGTCTAGTCTACTAATGAGATGCAAAGCAGGATATATCTCATATCCCATTATTATACACGTTTGAATCCATGACGCCATCGCTGAAACGAAAATTCGCCTTTTAGGTTCCCCGCCAGCAATATGCACTCGTACAAccagtccagatgtccagcTTCAAGCCATATCATTTCGCAAAGCGCAGCTTCTATCCCTCAAAGACATCATGCTGCAATTCAATACCGTAATCTTGAGCCATGcccctcatcctcctctccatctcgtccTCCATTCCGCCGCCCAGTCCCAACCACTGTCTCACTTTGAAGAAGTAGAATGCCACGTCTGTGCCAAACATGACAGTCTTGAAGAGCACATGTCTCCAGGCGTTGGTCATCCTCTGGGTCAGCGGCAGGTTCTTATCCTGGAACAGACTCCTGCTGGCCCACTCGCCCATCATTTTGACTCTGTTGACGGGGGATCCGAGATACTGGTTATTTCCCTGGACGATACGCATATTCCtgccgatgaagatgagTTCCTTGGGCCACTTCTCTTCATCCGCAAGCATGTCTTTGAGACTCTGCTTCATGAGCTGCTGCATGGCGTAGTGGCGCTCTTCTGGCGTCTTGCCCTCCAGATCTTTCTTGATGCTGTCACGGAGCGAGTTATCTCCGCCTTCGTATGGTCGCATTAGGGTAGCGCTGGCGAAGAAATCGGCGCCCTTGATGCCCCATTCTGACGTTACTTTCGAGATGGTCTTGTTGTCGAACGTCATGAGGGCCTTCCAGAAGGCGCTGTACTCGTGCCGGAACTTGGGAGCCATGTACACGTAGAGACCGTGGTCGATAAGTACCAGTTCCGCACGTCCATTGGGAAGACGCCGGATGAAGATGTTGCCCGGGTGAGGATCGCAATGAACAACGCCCCATTTGAAAATCTGCGCAGAAAACAAGTCGACCATGGTGGTCATGACTTCCTTGGTGGAGAGTCCAAGACCACCGCGACCCCGAAGACCTTTCCACTCCTGGCGCTCGGGCTTAATCTTTTCGTTGTACGGCTTCGCACGAATTTCGCGACGAGCAGAGGCCATATCCACGGGTGGCAATGGAGCTTTCGCGCCAGGTGAGCCTTTACCATGACCGCCTAGCCACCGTGATGTAAGTGCTTTTTTATCCCACAGCCGTACCCCTTCGATCCATTCGGTAGTCAAGACGCGCTTCGTAGTCAAATCAGAGTAAACGACCGGAACGTACACCCTCCCCTTGAGACTCTTCTCCGAGTTGACCAAGTTTCTCATCGTCTCCGAGTTCTTGGCCTCATTAAGAAAATCCGTCTCCAGCTCAAGACGCTCCGTGATGAACGGAACAAGAGTATACAGCGGAAGGTCAAACCACTTTGAGTAGATCCACGTCACCGCCCTACACCAGTTAGCATTtcccccatcatcatcatcactccTCTCTCAGCAAAAAAATACCTAAAAGCCCACAAATCCCACGCAATCTGCTTCGCAATCTCCCTCTTCTGAATCTTAATAGCCACCTCCCGCCCATCCTGCAACCTCGCCCAATGAACCTGCGCAACGCTCGCACTCGCCCTCGCCTTCCGCTCCATCACCCCCATCCCCTCCCTCCCGGTAAAGCTCACCCCAAACACCTCCTCCACACTCTTCCCAAAGTCCCTCCTAATCACGGCCTCCACATCCTCCCACTCATCCTGCGGCGCGTCGTCAAACATTCGCCCAAACATCTTCTGGAACTCAGGCGGCAGCACCGCGCTCTGCATCGCAACCGCCTGCCCTATCTTGAGGTACAGCCCGCCATTCGCGCGGAGCAGGTCAAACAGGCGTTCTGCGTTGCGGGCGTGCAGCTCCGGCACGGACCCAGCCGTGATGGGCTCCTGTCGGAAGTTGATCTTGTAGTCCACCGCTACGAGGAGCGTGGTCGTGAACGTGCGGAGTGTGCGTGCGAAGCCCGAGGCGTAGATTTGTCGGTCGGCGAGGTAGATCGTGCCGCTGGTGAGTGCGCCGATTAGGAGCCAGCGCGTCCATCTTCGTCCTTTTTTGTATTGCTTTGCTGCTCGGGGGGCGCCGAGCTCTTCGGGGGAAGGGGGTCGGAGGGGTTGGAATCCGCCGATGCGGCGACGACTGGATACGACGTCATTGACGATGCTGCGAGGGAGGTGTGCTCTTGTGCGActgagggtgagggtgcTGTGGCGGAACATGCTGGGTGGTTTGTGCCCGGCTGTTGAGTCGCCTTGGGGAGGGTTGTTCTTTAGCACGCGAGCATTGGGGTtggttgtgagttgtgaATGGGAAGAATCTGATAAGGATTTGGTGGGCTTTTTGTGAGGCAGGGATGGAGGAGCTCGCGTGGGCCCGAGGCAAATGGCCGAGATGGTTTATATCCGGGTCCGGTCGGGGTTTTGTCCGGGCTTTGGTCCTTCTCACGAGATGTCCGAGTGTAAGGCGGATGTCGACGGATACGGTGTAGCGGAAGACTGTAATGTCCGGAGGATTGAAGATGAATATTTCTTGGCGGTTTGCAGTTCTAGTCGCAACATCATATGACATTGGAGAGTTGAGGGCCGTTGGCGACAAATCTTGGCTTCCTCTAGGGTAGCACTTTCGCGCAGCTTTGACATGGTGGCAATCTGAGCTGGATGAAAGCACTGGCTGATATCTCAATTATCGGGAATAAAACAATCATAATGATGGATCTTATCCCCGGTTCAAGAATAATTTATGTTTATAGATCTCTACATCGGTATTATGCCCAGGTAGATCGGTTGCAGAGTTAAAGGAGCTATAATGTTGAACGATGGGCTGTCGCGTTCTTTCA
Protein-coding sequences here:
- a CDS encoding Atypical/ABC1 protein kinase (similar to Coccidioides immitis RS XP_001242818.1); its protein translation is MFRHSTLTLSRTRAHLPRSIVNDVVSSRRRIGGFQPLRPPSPEELGAPRAAKQYKKGRRWTRWLLIGALTSGTIYLADRQIYASGFARTLRTFTTTLLVAVDYKINFRQEPITAGSVPELHARNAERLFDLLRANGGLYLKIGQAVAMQSAVLPPEFQKMFGRMFDDAPQDEWEDVEAVIRRDFGKSVEEVFGVSFTGREGMGVMERKARASASVAQVHWARLQDGREVAIKIQKREIAKQIAWDLWAFRAVTWIYSKWFDLPLYTLVPFITERLELETDFLNEAKNSETMRNLVNSEKSLKGRVYVPVVYSDLTTKRVLTTEWIEGVRLWDKKALTSRWLGGHGKGSPGAKAPLPPVDMASARREIRAKPYNEKIKPERQEWKGLRGRGGLGLSTKEVMTTMVDLFSAQIFKWGVVHCDPHPGNIFIRRLPNGRAELVLIDHGLYVYMAPKFRHEYSAFWKALMTFDNKTISKVTSEWGIKGADFFASATLMRPYEGGDNSLRDSIKKDLEGKTPEERHYAMQQLMKQSLKDMLADEEKWPKELIFIGRNMRIVQGNNQYLGSPVNRVKMMGEWASRSLFQDKNLPLTQRMTNAWRHVLFKTVMFGTDVAFYFFKVRQWLGLGGGMEDEMERRMRGMAQDYGIELQHDVFEG